From Amycolatopsis sp. YIM 10, the proteins below share one genomic window:
- a CDS encoding carbohydrate ABC transporter permease, with amino-acid sequence MAAGEPRRVGYLYVLPALAVYGLFLLFPLLHSGWLSLFDWDGLSPGTWTGLDNYVELATEEGAAAAFGHAAVLVVFFAVLPVCIGLVLATVLHRTRVRGLPFFRTALFLPQVVAMVVVAVAWQRIFAPDGVLNAVLGTPGRAWLGDESTALLAVGVVGTWVQTGLAMVLFLGGIGKITGDLFDAVRMDGAGPVREFRTVILPSLRPEIGVALTLTVIAALRTFDLVYMMTPQGGPGGSTTVPAYEIYQRAFHGGQVGSAAAMGVAITLLAFAVTFVITRISGGGRR; translated from the coding sequence GTGGCGGCAGGTGAACCGCGGCGGGTCGGCTACCTCTATGTGCTTCCCGCACTGGCGGTGTACGGCCTGTTCCTGCTTTTCCCGCTGCTGCACAGCGGCTGGCTTTCGCTGTTCGACTGGGACGGGCTGAGCCCGGGCACGTGGACCGGCCTGGACAACTACGTCGAACTGGCCACCGAAGAGGGCGCGGCGGCCGCGTTCGGGCACGCGGCGGTGCTGGTGGTGTTCTTCGCCGTGCTGCCGGTGTGCATCGGGCTGGTGCTGGCCACCGTGCTGCACCGCACGCGTGTGCGCGGGCTGCCGTTCTTCCGCACCGCGTTGTTCCTGCCGCAGGTGGTGGCCATGGTGGTGGTCGCGGTGGCGTGGCAGCGGATCTTCGCGCCGGACGGCGTGCTCAACGCCGTGCTCGGCACCCCTGGCCGCGCGTGGCTCGGGGACGAGAGCACCGCGCTGCTCGCGGTCGGCGTGGTCGGCACGTGGGTGCAGACCGGGCTGGCCATGGTGCTCTTCCTCGGCGGCATCGGGAAGATCACCGGCGACCTGTTCGACGCGGTGCGGATGGACGGGGCCGGGCCGGTGCGCGAGTTCCGCACGGTGATCCTGCCGTCGCTGCGCCCGGAGATCGGCGTGGCGCTCACGCTGACCGTGATCGCCGCGCTGCGCACCTTCGACCTCGTCTACATGATGACGCCGCAGGGCGGGCCGGGCGGATCGACCACGGTGCCCGCCTACGAGATCTACCAGCGGGCCTTCCACGGCGGCCAGGTCGGCTCGGCCGCCGCGATGGGCGTGGCGATCACCTTGCTGGCCTTCGCCGTCACCTTCGTGATCACCCGGATCTCCGGCGGGGGACGCCGATGA
- a CDS encoding LuxR C-terminal-related transcriptional regulator, whose product MPVRVVVLAADPFVLAGVSAELSEKPGIRLVEHGAEVAVVLPDGPGDLLAGIDPGTRVVLVSDDPRWGADGMVLLPRRKLTTASLLRAISDAEHGLVTPRAPRSRTPDGLSRREIAVLRLLAEGRATAEIAAELAYAERTVKNIVSGVLARLDLRNRTHAVAYAVRAGLI is encoded by the coding sequence GTGCCGGTCCGGGTCGTGGTGCTGGCCGCGGATCCGTTCGTGCTCGCCGGGGTTTCCGCCGAGCTGAGCGAAAAGCCCGGGATCCGGTTGGTGGAGCACGGGGCGGAAGTGGCCGTCGTGCTGCCGGACGGTCCCGGTGACCTGCTCGCCGGGATCGATCCGGGGACCCGCGTGGTGCTGGTCTCCGATGATCCCCGGTGGGGCGCGGACGGCATGGTCCTGTTGCCACGGCGGAAGCTGACCACAGCGTCCTTGCTGCGTGCGATCAGCGACGCGGAGCACGGCCTGGTCACCCCGCGCGCACCGCGCTCCCGCACTCCGGACGGATTGTCACGCCGGGAGATCGCCGTGCTGCGCCTGCTCGCCGAGGGTCGCGCAACCGCGGAAATCGCCGCCGAACTGGCGTACGCCGAGCGGACCGTGAAGAACATCGTTTCCGGCGTACTGGCCCGGCTCGACCTGCGGAACCGAACGCACGCGGTGGCGTACGCGGTCCGCGCCGGCCTGATCTAG
- a CDS encoding sugar-binding protein, translating into MRALVAGVLGAALVAGLAPPVAAAEPRADADLDVLFVGAHPDDEASTLSTIGQLGLEAGVVTVTRGEGGGNAVGPEEGPELGLLREAEERKAVGRAGVTDVFNLDRADFYYTVSSPLTEQAWGHESTLEKLVRVVRQTRPEIVFTMDPAPSPGNHGNHQYAARLAFEAYTAAADPSLFPGAGKPWAVAKLFTTGLSGESATGPDCVSAFTPDEPADRVWGVWAGKPGPGGKTWAQIEREAQREYASQGWAGFPDAPTDPAKIGCDYFTQVAGRVPYQPESRGVEGLLAGAVPMGATLTATADRYRVTPGEPVRVDVRSSKPGDIELTAPEGWTVQDRTVTVPADAQPGKARIRASLSTVESTEAIVEVVPPVVATQEPLPQVAQYDAWARETGFPDRAGDVLPVLTVPSGGTRDITVTVRNESPVPQQGVVSLALPAGFSGGEERPYPELAPGATHQVKFGVRNTDASLPSGKDFPYQLVTSGGSTTAALEIVPATVIPQALAAPAVDGTAGSGEYPAEALDISARWEGDDCASAADCSGSARLSWHDDTLYALVDVTDDVAGTKLPTADCKRHWRTDAVELTFDPRGRSENTSSTYKLAVLPSTSDGGPCAFRDADNAQGPAPGVRVAAQPREDGYTVEVAIPMEQLPGAVDPASLGLNVLVYDSDTQDKTGQTRIGWSTWGGVQGDPYRWGRATVDGYTPPPDRPIEPPEPVLPLEVLASVDSPQTLEQSIRLGLPPGAAAASRPIRLRDGWLYSAESGTASVFAADGRHVVEVAPGRTRLPAGPVLVGFTNTRGGTAAAKG; encoded by the coding sequence ATGCGCGCACTGGTGGCCGGAGTGCTGGGGGCGGCGCTGGTGGCGGGGCTCGCCCCGCCGGTGGCCGCGGCGGAGCCGCGAGCGGACGCGGACCTGGACGTGTTGTTCGTCGGCGCGCATCCCGACGACGAGGCTTCGACGCTGTCCACCATCGGGCAGTTGGGGCTCGAGGCCGGGGTGGTCACGGTGACCCGTGGTGAGGGCGGCGGCAACGCCGTCGGCCCGGAGGAAGGCCCCGAACTGGGCTTGCTGCGGGAAGCCGAGGAGCGCAAGGCCGTCGGGCGTGCCGGGGTCACCGACGTGTTCAACCTGGACCGGGCCGACTTCTACTACACGGTCAGCTCGCCGCTGACCGAGCAGGCGTGGGGGCACGAGTCGACGCTGGAGAAGCTGGTCCGGGTGGTCCGCCAGACCCGGCCGGAGATCGTGTTCACGATGGATCCGGCGCCCTCACCGGGAAACCACGGCAATCACCAGTACGCTGCCAGGCTCGCGTTCGAGGCCTACACGGCCGCGGCCGACCCGTCCTTGTTCCCCGGGGCCGGAAAGCCGTGGGCGGTGGCGAAACTGTTCACCACCGGGCTCAGCGGCGAGTCGGCCACCGGCCCGGACTGCGTCTCTGCGTTCACCCCGGACGAGCCGGCCGATCGGGTTTGGGGCGTGTGGGCCGGAAAACCAGGGCCGGGCGGCAAGACCTGGGCCCAGATCGAGCGCGAGGCCCAGCGCGAGTACGCCAGCCAGGGCTGGGCGGGATTCCCCGATGCGCCAACGGATCCCGCGAAGATCGGCTGTGACTACTTCACCCAGGTGGCCGGCCGGGTGCCGTACCAGCCGGAGAGCCGCGGGGTCGAAGGCCTGCTGGCGGGCGCGGTGCCGATGGGCGCGACGCTGACCGCCACGGCCGATCGCTACCGCGTGACACCAGGGGAGCCGGTGCGCGTGGACGTGCGCTCGTCGAAGCCTGGTGACATCGAATTGACCGCGCCCGAAGGCTGGACCGTGCAGGACCGCACGGTGACCGTTCCCGCTGACGCCCAGCCGGGCAAGGCCCGCATCCGCGCTTCGCTGTCCACAGTGGAGAGCACGGAAGCAATTGTCGAGGTGGTGCCGCCGGTGGTCGCCACGCAGGAGCCGCTGCCGCAGGTCGCCCAGTACGACGCATGGGCACGTGAGACCGGCTTCCCCGACCGGGCGGGCGATGTGCTGCCGGTGCTGACCGTGCCGTCCGGTGGGACGCGGGACATCACCGTGACTGTGCGCAACGAAAGTCCCGTCCCGCAGCAGGGCGTGGTGTCGCTCGCGCTGCCCGCCGGGTTCAGCGGTGGTGAAGAGCGGCCCTATCCGGAACTCGCGCCCGGTGCCACGCACCAGGTGAAGTTCGGCGTGCGCAACACCGACGCGTCGCTTCCGTCCGGAAAGGACTTCCCGTACCAGCTGGTCACGTCGGGCGGCAGCACCACGGCGGCGTTGGAGATCGTGCCCGCGACGGTGATCCCGCAAGCCCTGGCAGCACCTGCCGTCGACGGCACCGCGGGCTCGGGGGAGTACCCGGCCGAGGCGCTCGACATCTCGGCGCGCTGGGAGGGTGACGACTGCGCATCGGCAGCGGATTGTTCCGGTAGCGCAAGGCTTTCCTGGCACGACGACACGCTGTACGCGCTGGTCGACGTCACCGACGACGTGGCGGGTACGAAGCTGCCGACCGCGGACTGCAAGCGGCATTGGCGCACCGACGCGGTGGAACTCACCTTCGACCCGCGAGGCAGGTCGGAGAATACCTCCAGCACGTACAAGCTGGCGGTGCTGCCGTCCACATCGGACGGTGGACCGTGCGCGTTCCGCGACGCCGACAACGCACAGGGGCCCGCACCGGGGGTGCGAGTGGCCGCGCAGCCGCGCGAGGACGGTTACACCGTCGAGGTCGCGATCCCGATGGAGCAGTTGCCCGGCGCGGTGGATCCGGCCTCGCTGGGGCTGAACGTGCTGGTCTACGACTCGGACACGCAGGACAAAACCGGGCAGACGCGGATCGGCTGGTCGACCTGGGGCGGGGTGCAGGGCGACCCGTACCGCTGGGGCCGGGCGACCGTGGACGGTTACACCCCGCCGCCGGATCGGCCGATCGAGCCGCCGGAACCGGTGCTGCCGCTGGAAGTGCTGGCCTCGGTGGACTCACCGCAGACGCTGGAGCAGTCGATCCGGCTCGGCCTTCCGCCGGGTGCCGCCGCGGCTTCGCGCCCGATCCGCCTTCGTGACGGCTGGCTCTACTCCGCGGAAAGCGGCACCGCCTCGGTTTTCGCTGCTGACGGTCGTCATGTCGTGGAAGTGGCACCGGGCCGCACGCGGCTGCCCGCCGGGCCGGTGCTGGTCGGCTTCACCAACACCCGCGGCGGCACGGCCGCGGCGAAGGGGTGA
- a CDS encoding PfkB family carbohydrate kinase, translating to MDLDAGARTAADDPPALDILLSGTVFLDIIFTGLPQLPEPGTEVWANGLGSSPGGIANLAVALSRLQVRTGLAAAFGEDAYGDFCWDVLANQEGVDLSHSRRFYGWHSPLTVSMAVEKDRSMVTHGHPAPISADDLLNPPPPTRACFVHVDLHDDAWVRTAKDNGALLFADVGWDPTQRWEPAMLSQLLDGYDVVLPNSVEATRYTRTDDVRSAAAKLAEIVPAVVVTRGPRGAYAIDSATGEEADVGGLNVAALDPTGAGDVFGAGFVLGTLAGWPLADRVHFANLCAALSVQHFGGSQSAPGWGDIAAWWRLVGRRDERDLRGYAFLSELLPDRGSTQVRRASATIGLRGIS from the coding sequence ATCGATCTCGACGCGGGCGCCAGGACGGCCGCCGACGACCCGCCCGCGCTCGACATCCTGTTGTCGGGCACGGTCTTTCTCGACATCATCTTCACCGGCCTGCCCCAGCTGCCCGAGCCGGGCACCGAGGTGTGGGCCAACGGCCTCGGCTCCAGCCCCGGCGGCATCGCCAATCTCGCGGTGGCGCTGTCCCGGCTCCAGGTGCGCACCGGACTCGCCGCCGCGTTCGGCGAGGACGCCTACGGGGACTTCTGCTGGGACGTGCTGGCCAACCAGGAGGGCGTGGACCTGTCCCACTCGCGCCGCTTCTACGGCTGGCACTCCCCGCTGACCGTGTCGATGGCGGTGGAGAAGGACCGCAGCATGGTCACCCACGGCCATCCCGCCCCGATCAGCGCCGACGACCTGCTCAACCCGCCGCCGCCCACCCGCGCCTGCTTCGTCCACGTCGACCTGCACGACGACGCGTGGGTGCGCACGGCCAAGGACAACGGCGCGCTGCTGTTCGCCGACGTCGGCTGGGATCCGACGCAGCGGTGGGAACCGGCGATGCTGAGCCAGTTGCTCGACGGGTACGACGTGGTGCTGCCCAACAGCGTCGAGGCCACCCGCTACACCCGCACCGACGACGTGCGCTCGGCCGCCGCGAAGCTCGCCGAGATCGTGCCCGCCGTGGTGGTCACCCGCGGCCCGCGTGGTGCGTACGCGATCGATTCGGCCACCGGTGAGGAGGCCGACGTCGGCGGGCTCAACGTGGCGGCGCTGGATCCGACCGGTGCCGGCGACGTCTTCGGCGCCGGGTTCGTGCTGGGCACGCTGGCCGGCTGGCCGCTGGCCGACCGGGTGCACTTCGCCAATCTCTGCGCGGCGCTGTCGGTTCAGCATTTCGGCGGTTCCCAGTCGGCGCCGGGCTGGGGTGACATCGCGGCGTGGTGGCGGCTGGTCGGCCGCCGCGACGAACGCGACCTGCGCGGCTACGCCTTTCTCAGCGAACTGCTGCCGGACCGGGGCAGCACCCAGGTGCGCCGGGCCAGCGCCACGATCGGATTGCGAGGCATATCGTGA
- a CDS encoding MFS transporter — MSLPVTPAAADAEIGKRTLRKVAVRIMPIVGLLYIFNYMDRANIGYAQLGMSTELAIDAATFGIASAIFFLAYVVFEIPSNMIMKKVGARLWLSRIAVSWGIVTVLTGFVADVTQLLIARILLGIAEAGLFPGLLLYLTLWFRGRERGRAIATLALAQPIALVLGSLSGGWILDHVHWLDLSSWQWVFILQGAPAVLIGVLTLLYLPNRPADARFLTREESGWLQSEIDKEYQPERKETFLGQLRAVRDGKVLHLAVANLFIACGLYGLTFFLPLIVKQLDPSYSSTNIGLLGAVPYVVGAIGMLLLARNSDRTGERKFHVIALVLVAAAGFLGAILFKTTPALSLISLSLAAVGVLGYLAPYWAMAAKVLSKEHTAVGLAGINSIAALGGFFGPYAIGLAATETDVTVGLYFPIGCLVVSAIMLSFLRVPREVTGRIQPSV; from the coding sequence ATGTCCCTGCCCGTCACCCCCGCCGCGGCGGACGCCGAGATCGGCAAGCGCACCCTTCGCAAGGTGGCCGTGCGCATCATGCCGATCGTCGGCCTGCTCTACATCTTCAACTACATGGACCGGGCCAACATCGGCTACGCCCAGCTGGGCATGTCCACCGAACTGGCCATCGACGCGGCCACCTTCGGCATCGCCTCGGCGATCTTCTTCCTGGCCTACGTGGTCTTCGAGATCCCGAGCAACATGATCATGAAGAAGGTGGGCGCCCGGCTGTGGCTGTCCCGGATCGCGGTCAGCTGGGGCATCGTGACCGTGCTGACCGGCTTCGTCGCGGACGTGACGCAGCTGCTGATCGCGCGGATCCTGCTCGGCATCGCCGAGGCCGGGCTGTTCCCCGGGCTGCTGCTGTACCTGACGCTGTGGTTCCGCGGCCGCGAGCGCGGGCGGGCGATCGCGACACTGGCGCTGGCGCAGCCGATCGCGCTGGTGCTGGGCAGCCTGAGCGGCGGCTGGATTCTCGACCACGTGCACTGGCTGGACCTGAGCAGCTGGCAGTGGGTGTTCATCCTCCAGGGCGCGCCCGCGGTGCTGATCGGCGTGCTCACACTGCTGTACCTGCCGAACCGGCCCGCCGACGCGCGGTTCCTGACCCGCGAGGAAAGCGGCTGGCTGCAGTCGGAGATCGACAAGGAGTACCAGCCGGAGCGGAAGGAGACTTTTCTCGGGCAACTGCGGGCGGTCCGCGACGGCAAGGTCCTGCACCTGGCGGTGGCGAACCTGTTCATCGCCTGCGGGCTCTACGGCCTGACCTTCTTCCTGCCGCTGATCGTCAAGCAGCTCGACCCCTCGTACTCGTCGACCAACATCGGGCTGCTCGGCGCCGTGCCGTACGTCGTCGGCGCGATCGGCATGTTGTTGCTGGCGCGCAACTCCGACCGCACCGGTGAGCGCAAGTTCCACGTCATCGCGCTGGTGCTGGTCGCGGCGGCCGGTTTCCTGGGCGCGATCCTGTTCAAGACCACGCCGGCGCTGTCGCTGATCAGCCTGTCGCTGGCGGCGGTCGGCGTGCTCGGTTACCTGGCGCCGTACTGGGCGATGGCCGCGAAGGTGCTGTCCAAGGAGCACACCGCGGTCGGCCTGGCCGGGATCAACTCGATCGCGGCGCTGGGCGGGTTCTTCGGCCCGTACGCCATCGGGCTGGCGGCGACCGAGACCGACGTGACCGTCGGGCTGTACTTCCCGATCGGGTGCCTGGTGGTCTCGGCGATCATGCTCTCCTTCCTGCGGGTACCGAGGGAGGTCACGGGCCGCATCCAGCCGAGTGTATAA
- a CDS encoding extracellular solute-binding protein, with translation MKRRSSTALRAAAVGTAIFAMAACAPGGSSDRPADRPAGEVRTDVAAMGEVTLTIWDQETRAGQEQQITQLNEQFQRTYPNIRLNRVARSFDDLRNTVKLGLSGNEAPDIAQVNNGKQDMGAFVKAGLLVPLDGYAQAYQWTTRYPESVRRLASYPDGGDVLGEGKLYGVPQTGELVGIYYNKTKLAELGLTPPTTWPEFDAVLARAKAAGQLPIQLGNLEKSAGPYLFGVAMHRHSQPAAETALALGKPEATWPTDANRAAANQLLDWARQGYLTPGFAGLKNDDSWANFAKGEGVFHINGTWLTPDLTSAMGDSVGFLRPPGESITGGTGLPWAISSKSKNPDAAAAYLNFITSPEAMKVLGQTANLPVLDAGQQQVTGLQKEVFDAWQSASASPGLVPYLDYATPNAYEVVSGAVEQLLSGAMDTEKFLGALQADLDASRGGR, from the coding sequence GTGAAACGCCGTTCCTCCACCGCACTGCGCGCCGCGGCCGTCGGCACCGCGATCTTCGCGATGGCCGCCTGCGCTCCCGGCGGCTCGTCCGACCGTCCCGCGGACCGCCCGGCCGGTGAGGTCCGCACCGATGTCGCCGCCATGGGCGAGGTGACGCTGACCATCTGGGACCAGGAAACGCGAGCGGGCCAGGAACAGCAGATCACCCAGCTCAACGAGCAGTTCCAGCGGACTTACCCGAACATCAGGCTCAACCGCGTCGCGAGGTCCTTCGACGACCTGCGGAACACGGTGAAGCTGGGGCTCAGCGGCAACGAGGCGCCCGACATCGCCCAGGTCAACAACGGCAAGCAGGACATGGGCGCGTTCGTCAAGGCCGGGCTGCTGGTACCGCTCGACGGTTACGCGCAGGCCTACCAGTGGACCACCCGCTATCCCGAGTCGGTGCGCCGCCTGGCGTCCTATCCGGACGGTGGGGACGTGCTCGGTGAGGGCAAGCTGTACGGCGTGCCGCAGACCGGTGAGCTGGTCGGCATCTACTACAACAAGACGAAGCTCGCCGAACTGGGCCTGACCCCGCCGACGACCTGGCCCGAGTTCGACGCGGTGCTGGCCAGGGCGAAGGCCGCCGGGCAGTTGCCGATCCAGCTCGGCAACCTGGAGAAGAGCGCCGGGCCGTACCTGTTCGGCGTGGCCATGCACCGGCATTCCCAGCCCGCCGCGGAGACCGCGCTCGCCCTCGGCAAGCCGGAGGCGACGTGGCCGACCGACGCCAACCGGGCGGCGGCGAACCAGCTACTGGACTGGGCGCGCCAGGGTTACCTCACGCCCGGTTTCGCCGGGCTGAAGAACGACGACTCATGGGCCAACTTCGCCAAGGGCGAGGGTGTTTTCCACATCAACGGCACCTGGCTCACCCCCGACCTGACCTCCGCCATGGGCGACTCGGTCGGCTTCCTGCGCCCGCCGGGCGAGTCGATCACCGGCGGCACCGGCCTGCCGTGGGCGATCAGTTCCAAGAGCAAGAACCCCGACGCGGCCGCGGCCTACCTGAACTTCATCACCTCGCCCGAGGCGATGAAGGTGCTGGGGCAGACGGCGAACCTGCCGGTGCTCGACGCCGGGCAGCAGCAGGTGACCGGGCTGCAGAAGGAGGTTTTCGACGCCTGGCAGTCGGCCTCGGCCTCACCGGGGCTGGTGCCCTACCTCGACTACGCCACGCCCAACGCCTACGAGGTGGTCAGCGGGGCGGTCGAGCAGCTGCTGAGCGGGGCGATGGACACGGAGAAGTTCCTCGGCGCGTTGCAGGCCGATCTGGACGCGAGCCGTGGCGGCAGGTGA
- a CDS encoding carbohydrate ABC transporter permease — MKVSAAERTGTYLILGVFTVFALYPMVAILVTALRSEVAGQGGIHWENFAAAWTQARFGSYLFNSVLVSICVVALSLLLSVLAAYAFGTMRFRGSEVLFYLVLLGLTVPAEAVVVPLYFDLRDLGLTNTYASLVFPQVAQSVAFGVFWLRTYFRSTSRGIVEAARLDGAGHWQTLWRILVPMGRPAMVTLAVLVFMWTWNEFLLARVMVTGEELRTAPLGLQFFSGPATTTVPLLAAASVLVALPVVVLYLFLQRHFIRGMVDGSVKG, encoded by the coding sequence ATGAAGGTTTCCGCGGCCGAACGGACCGGCACCTATCTCATCCTCGGGGTGTTCACCGTTTTCGCGCTGTACCCGATGGTGGCGATCCTGGTGACCGCGCTGCGCTCGGAGGTCGCCGGACAGGGCGGGATCCACTGGGAGAACTTCGCCGCGGCGTGGACGCAGGCCCGGTTCGGCAGTTACCTGTTCAACAGCGTGCTGGTGTCGATCTGCGTGGTGGCGCTGTCGCTGCTGCTTTCCGTGCTGGCCGCCTACGCCTTCGGCACCATGCGGTTCCGCGGCAGCGAGGTGCTGTTCTACCTGGTGCTGCTCGGGTTGACCGTGCCCGCCGAGGCGGTGGTCGTGCCGCTGTACTTCGACCTGCGCGACCTCGGGCTGACCAACACCTACGCGTCGCTGGTCTTCCCGCAGGTCGCGCAGTCGGTGGCGTTCGGCGTGTTCTGGCTGCGCACCTACTTCCGCTCGACCTCGCGCGGCATCGTCGAAGCCGCGCGGCTCGACGGTGCGGGGCACTGGCAGACGCTGTGGCGGATCCTGGTGCCGATGGGCCGGCCGGCGATGGTCACCCTCGCGGTGCTGGTGTTCATGTGGACCTGGAACGAGTTCCTGCTGGCCAGGGTGATGGTCACCGGTGAGGAACTGCGGACCGCGCCGCTGGGCCTGCAGTTCTTCTCCGGCCCGGCGACAACGACGGTGCCGCTGCTGGCGGCGGCTTCGGTGCTGGTGGCGTTGCCGGTGGTGGTGCTGTACCTGTTCCTGCAGCGGCATTTCATCCGGGGCATGGTGGACGGTTCGGTCAAGGGCTGA
- a CDS encoding 6-phospho-beta-glucosidase has translation MRLAILGGGGFRVPLVHASLLADPERLVDEVVLHDVRPERLAAIGAVLEQQAAGAPWRPRLSSTTSLDEAVSDVDMVFSAIRVGGLEGRGVDERVPLRHGLLGQETVGPGGICYALRTVPVALDIARTVASRAPGAWVINFTNPAGVVTEAMSAVLGDRVIGICDSPVGLCRRVAAALGVDASQASFDYVGLNHLGWLRRVLVGGRDVLPGLFDSPALASFEEGKLFGPWLRTLGAVPNEYLHYYYFARETLAQMGVQESTRGEFLNSQQDAFYAAAAADPASALERWQETRAERERSYLAEGRAVAGSGERDTCDTEGGGYEEVALGLMNAIAGNRKASLILNVRNRGAVAGLDDDAVVEVPCTVDGNGARPLAVGAVRPAELGLVQQVKGVERATIEAAVKRRRSSALLALGTHPLVDSVAAATRVLDEYVAAFPELADLS, from the coding sequence ATGAGGCTGGCCATCCTGGGCGGCGGCGGGTTCCGGGTGCCGCTGGTGCACGCCAGCCTGCTGGCCGATCCCGAGCGCCTGGTCGACGAGGTGGTGCTGCACGACGTGCGCCCGGAGCGGCTGGCCGCGATCGGCGCGGTGCTCGAACAGCAGGCGGCGGGCGCGCCGTGGCGCCCGCGGCTGAGCAGCACCACGTCACTGGACGAAGCAGTGTCCGATGTGGACATGGTGTTCTCGGCGATCAGGGTGGGCGGGCTGGAGGGCCGCGGCGTGGACGAGCGGGTCCCGCTCCGGCACGGCCTGCTCGGCCAGGAAACCGTGGGGCCGGGCGGAATCTGCTACGCACTGCGGACCGTGCCGGTGGCGCTGGACATCGCCAGGACGGTGGCCTCGCGCGCGCCTGGGGCGTGGGTCATCAACTTCACCAATCCGGCGGGCGTGGTCACCGAGGCGATGTCGGCGGTGCTGGGCGATCGGGTGATCGGCATCTGCGACTCGCCGGTCGGGCTGTGCCGCCGGGTGGCTGCCGCACTCGGCGTCGACGCGTCGCAGGCCTCGTTCGACTACGTCGGCCTGAACCACCTCGGCTGGCTGCGTCGGGTGCTCGTCGGTGGACGGGACGTGCTGCCCGGCCTGTTCGACTCCCCCGCGCTGGCCTCGTTCGAGGAGGGCAAGCTCTTCGGCCCGTGGCTGCGCACGCTGGGCGCGGTGCCCAACGAATACCTGCACTACTACTACTTCGCCAGGGAAACGCTGGCGCAGATGGGAGTTCAGGAAAGCACCCGCGGTGAGTTCCTGAACTCGCAGCAGGACGCTTTTTATGCCGCCGCGGCCGCCGACCCGGCTTCCGCGCTGGAACGCTGGCAGGAAACCCGCGCCGAGCGCGAGCGCAGCTACCTGGCCGAGGGCCGGGCCGTCGCCGGTTCGGGCGAGCGCGACACCTGCGACACCGAGGGCGGCGGGTACGAGGAAGTCGCCCTGGGGTTGATGAACGCCATCGCGGGCAACCGGAAGGCGTCGCTGATCCTGAATGTGCGCAACCGGGGCGCCGTCGCGGGCTTGGACGACGATGCCGTCGTCGAGGTCCCCTGCACGGTGGACGGCAACGGCGCGCGCCCGCTGGCGGTGGGCGCGGTGCGTCCGGCGGAACTGGGCCTTGTGCAACAGGTGAAAGGCGTCGAACGAGCCACCATCGAGGCCGCCGTGAAGAGGCGCCGGTCATCGGCGTTGCTGGCACTCGGCACGCATCCACTGGTGGACTCGGTCGCCGCCGCCACGCGGGTGCTCGACGAGTACGTGGCAGCCTTCCCGGAACTGGCCGACCTGTCCTGA
- a CDS encoding DeoR/GlpR family DNA-binding transcription regulator: protein MLPQRRYSEIVRCLTRDGSASISVLTDQLQTSAATIRRDLISLERDGVLTRVRGGAVLNPAAELPFDYVADSGHDGKAAIAAAAAELVRDGEVLLLDIGTTVHQLAKHLHGRRITVVTSNLAVYDEFADDHAVELMLLGGLVRRNYRSMVGFLTEDALRQVRADRLFVSASGVARDGALMDDTVVEVPGKRAMLAAADRVVLLAEARKFPGAGLARVCGPEEIDVLVTNAGASRETLAVMREAGVEVREV from the coding sequence GTGCTACCCCAGCGCCGGTACTCCGAGATCGTGCGGTGCCTGACCCGCGACGGGTCGGCCTCGATCTCCGTGCTCACCGACCAGTTGCAGACCAGTGCCGCGACCATCCGGCGCGACCTGATCTCGCTGGAGCGCGACGGGGTGCTCACCAGGGTGCGCGGCGGGGCGGTGCTCAACCCGGCGGCCGAGCTGCCCTTCGACTACGTGGCCGATTCCGGTCACGACGGCAAGGCGGCGATCGCGGCGGCCGCCGCCGAGCTGGTCCGCGACGGCGAGGTGCTGCTGCTCGACATCGGCACCACCGTGCACCAGCTGGCCAAGCACCTGCACGGCAGGCGGATCACCGTGGTGACCAGCAACCTGGCGGTGTACGACGAGTTCGCCGACGACCACGCGGTCGAGCTGATGCTGCTGGGCGGGCTGGTGCGGCGCAACTACCGGTCCATGGTCGGCTTCCTGACCGAGGACGCGCTGCGGCAGGTGCGGGCCGACCGGCTGTTCGTCTCCGCCTCCGGGGTCGCGCGGGACGGGGCGCTGATGGACGACACGGTGGTGGAGGTACCGGGCAAGCGCGCCATGCTGGCCGCCGCCGACCGGGTGGTGCTGCTGGCCGAAGCACGCAAGTTCCCCGGCGCCGGCCTGGCCCGCGTGTGCGGGCCCGAGGAGATCGACGTGCTGGTGACCAACGCGGGGGCGAGCCGGGAGACGCTCGCCGTGATGCGGGAGGCGGGCGTGGAGGTGCGCGAGGTATGA